The genome window TTAAAAGAACGATTTAGGATTCGGCACCTGGCTTTTTACGATGATCAGTTTACTTTTAATCGTAAAAGAGTGGCGGAGTTTACCCAAATGTTGATTGACCGTCCCCTGGGAATAACTTTCAACTGCGTTGTCAGGGCCGAACATATTGATTTTGAGCTTCTTTTGCAAATGAAAGCCGCGGGCTGCTGGATGATCAGCCTTGGTATCGAAACAGGCGATCCGGATCTGCTTGCCCGGCACAGACAGAATCCGGATCTCGATCTTCTGGCCCAAAAAATATATTTAATCAAAAAGGCCGGGATACGTGTTAAAGGGCTTTTAATGATCGGCTTGCCCGGCGAAACAGAAGCAAGCATTAAAAAAAGCATGGATTATGTATTTTCACTTCCCATTGACGACATTAATCTGGCCAAATTTACTCCCTTTCCCGGCTCCCCGATTTACGAAAATATAAACGAACTGGGAAAATTTGATGAAGACTGGGAACAAATGGATTGCATGAATTTTCAATTCATCCCCAAAGGGATTACAAAGCAAAAGCTGGAAGAACATTTTATAAAATTTTACAAAACATATTATACGCGTCCTGCAACACTTTTTAATTATTTCTCCATGCTCTGGCGTTCTCCGGATAGTTGGAAGCGCTTTATCCTTAATCTTGGTGATTTTTTAAAATTTGCAAAAAGCAATAAACGTTTTAGATGAATCGGTGATATTCAAACACAAACCTGCTATAAACTGCAGGATGAGGTAAATTTGCTCAAAAGCGAGCACGGAAAGGTGAAGCAAACCCCTACTTTAATCCTTCGGCTATTTCTTCCTGGATTGTTTGAATGGTATAAACCGGATCGGAAGATGTGCTTATGGGCCGGCCAATAACAACATGATCGGCACCGTTAATAATAGCCTGTTTTGCTGTTGCTGTTCGTTTTTGATCGTTTTTTTCAACATCACGGTTCAGCCCCGGTCTGATGCCGGGAGTTACAATGAGGAATTTTGACCCGAATTCATTTCGGAGGGCAACGGCCTCCAGGGGAGATGAAACAATGCCGTCACAACCTGATTGTAATGCTTTTCTAGAACGAATTAATACTAAATCTTCAACACTTTTTGTAAACCCCATTTCACGCATATCAGATTCATCAAAACTTGTAAGAACCGTAACAGCCAAAATTTTAAGGTCGTTTTTTTCTTTTACCGCAGCTTCAATTATCGGCTTATTGCCATGGATAGTTGCAAAAGCGGCCCCCCGGTCTTTCAGTTGCCGCACAGCAAGCTTTACGGTTTCCGGAATATCAAAAAATTTTAAATCGACCATAACTTTATTGCCGCGATCAGCGATCTGATCAATAACCGGCCACCAGCCTGCCAGAAAAAGCTGCAGGCCGACTTTAAAAAATTTAATTTTGCGATCCAGTTTTGCAACCCATTGTAAAGCTTCTTTGGGGTCTGAAAAGTCCAGGGCAAAAATTATACGTTCATTTAAGGGGATATTTTTCACGGTATTTGTAATATTTTGTTTATAAAAAGTGAGCGGGTTTAAAAAATCGAATACCAAAGTCTATATTTTTTACTAAGTCCAATGAGACAAGTCAATATTTCTTGCGTTTTCGAACAGATTGTTTTGCTTAATCCGTTTTTAATGAATCAATGAACTGATAAATATCTCCTAATGTACGAATCTGTCTGACCCTTTCATCATCGCGAATATTGACTCCGAATTTTTGCTGCAATGCAACCACAAGATCTACAATATCGAGACTATCGAGTCCCAAATCCTCAAAAATATTCATTTCCGGCTTTAATCGATCCGGTTCTATTTCAAACGATTCTTCAAAAACCTGGTTGGTTAAATTGATTATATTGTTATTGGTCATTTGAATATTTTCCGTTTCTTAATACCAGGACAGCGTTAATACCGCCAAAGGCAAAACAATTTTTTGCCAAAATGCGAATATCTTTTTTAAATGGCTCCATTACGTGACAGATCCCCTGACATTCAGGGCTTACGGTTTCCAGATTAAGGGTCGGATAGATAACCCCTTCTTCCATCATGGAGATGGATGCTATCAACTCAAGCGCTCCGGAGGCGCCGAGGGTATGGCCGATATAACCCTTAAGGCTGCTCACAGGAACGGATCTGCCAAAAATTTCCCTTATGGCTGCAGCCTCCTCTTTGTCTCCATGTAAAGTAGCTGTTGCGTGGGCGTTTATATAATCAATATCTCCAGGGGATATTCCGGCATCTGCCAGCGCTTCCGTCAGACATGCCTGCATAGATATCCTGTCCGACTGGCTGACATGGGACCCGTTTCCGCATGTATGATATCCGATTATTTCCCCGTATATTTTCGCTCCCCGCTTTTCGGCATGTTCATATTCTTCCAAAATCACAATTCCGCTCCCGTCTCCGCAAACAAGGCCGTCCCGCTTTTCATCAAAGGGTCTGGGAGTCGACTGGGGAGCGTCATTATAGCTAATCGATGTTGCAAAGAGTATGTCAAAAGATCCTGTAACCGTGGGATGAAGTTCTTCGGCCCCGCCGCACAGCGCCATATCCTGCCGCCCGAGCCTGATAAGGTCGTATCCTGTGCCGATGGCCTGCAATGATGAAGCGCAGGCAGCGGAGGTAGCCATAACACAACCTGTAACACCCAAATATTGAGCCACATTCATGGCCGCCGTATGTGAAACACACTGGAAGAATTTCATGGCTGTAAGCCGGGACAGGTCTTTATCGGGCAGCATTATTTCGAATGTTTCATTTAGACTCTCAGCTCCGCCCATGGTGGAACCGATAATACATGCGACCCTGCCGGTTGAGCATATTACGGTATCAAGGCCCGCATCCGCCAAAGCTTCCTGAGCCGCCTGGACCGCAAAAATACTCATTCTGCTCATGGATCTTCTGCTTTTACGGGGGATTTTTTTTTCGCCGGTTAAAACAGAAGCGGCTCCGACCCTGCTGCGCAAACCAATATACTTATCCCAGCCAGCCATTTGCCGGACAGCGCTTTTGCCGGCCCTGATCCCTTTTATAAAGGAAGGAACGTCATGCCCAAGGGGTGAAACTGCCCCCAAACCTGAAATGACAACCCTGTTTATCAACTGAGCCTCTTGTTTATAAAACTGTGAAAAGATTCTTTGCCTGTAATACTTCGGACTACGATAAATGAAGACATCATGGCCCCCATAATCCCCGGCAAGACGGAATTCTGACCGGCGGCATAGATGTTTCTGAATGCTATTCTACCGAGAAGATTTATCTGGCCTGTTTTTTGTTTTATCCCGTATGCCGATCCGTGCGGTGAATTTAAATAATCACGGCATGTCAGGATTGACGATGCATCAATTACCCTGTACGAGCTCCTGAATTCAGGATAAACTTTCAGGATACGCTCTTTGATACTCTCTGTTCTTTTATTCTTATACTCCCGGTAACCGGAAGGCCTGTTGCCGGGTTTTGAATTTTTCCAGGCGCTTACATGCTCCGGAAATGACACTTCAAAAGCATTCAGCAGTCTGCAGGATTTACCATGGGCTGTCTCCAGACTTTTCATGATAACCAGAGCAGGATCGCCGGTATATGCAGGATCTATCATCCTGTTTGCATCTGTTTCAGGAAAAAGAGATAGAATTGACGGGGCAAAATTGTCAGGGCGCTGATTTGCCGTGTCGTTATCCTCTAAAACACCGTACACTGAAAAAAAACCTGCCGACGCTTCAAAGGAATTAACCCTGTTTGTAAAAGCTTTACTCAAATTTTGTTTCGGAAGTGTTTTTAATATCTCTTGGGGATGAATTGTAAAGATGCAGCAATCGCTTGAGATTTCTTCTCCTGTATTTAAAATAAACCGGCCCGCATGCTTATTCTTTATATCGCCGCATTTAACAATATATTCGCCGCACCTGATATCAATGTCAAATTCCGAGAATCGCTTCCTGAATGCCCCTATAAATGCGTCACCACCATCTTTTACTCTTGCAACGGATTCATAGAGACTGTAACTGACCCTGCTGTGATCTGCAAAGGAAAACTCGGAGGGCTTGACTCCGTAACACATGCTGTATGCGGAAAGAAGCCCCTTTAATAACGGATTATCCGTTAACCTGCATAATACATTGTCGAGGCTTACATAATCTTCAGGAAGAAAACCCTGTGCAAGAGAAATCCGTCTAAGATTCATTGCAGAGGTTTTTAAACACACATTCCTGACCATTTCAAAATAACGGTCAATTCCGGATTCCTCTTCAGGAAAATACCCCTTTATTTTTTCGATAATTTCCCGATAACCGGTCGGTATGCCGTAGGCCGCCTGTTCCGACTCAAAGAGGAATCTGTTATTTTGTTCCCCGGTGATAAAAACCGGTACAATTTCATTACTGATTCCCAGAACAGCCAGCATATCCTGGAGAAGTCCGTTTTTATCACCCGATTTATTAAGGCCACCGGTAAAATGGAAACCTGTATCAAAAGGGATACCATTTCTGTAAAATCTGGCCATTGATCCGCCTATACGGGGATTTTTTTCAAGAAGAAGAACAGAGTACCGGTTCATAGCCAGCAGAAGCGCAAGGGTCATTCCGCTGATACCGCTTCCGACTACTATGTTGTCATATTTTTTCATGTTCAACCGGCCATACCGCCATTTACGCCGATAACCTGACCATGTATATACATATTTTCTTCTTTGCACAGGAAATCGACTACAGACGCAACATCCCCAGGATTACCAAAGCGGTTCAAGGGTATCAGGGGCAGGATTTGATCCTTCGGAAGTTTGGAGGTCATATCTGTTGCTATGATACCGGGAGCAACAACATTAACAAGAATATTTCTTTTTCCCACCTCTCTTGCCAAGGCTTTGGCAGCTCCGATTAATCCCGCCTTTGAAGCAGAATAGTTCACCTGCCCGGCCTGGCCGGTCTGACCTGAAATCGAAGATATAATCACAATGCGTCCCTGTTTTTCTCTGAGCATGGGGAACATTACGGTATGCATGACATTATAAAACCCGTCCAGGTTGGTAGAGAGAACCGAGTCCCATTCATCTCTGGTCATCCATACAAATAGATTGTCCCTGGCTATACCGGCATTATATACAACCACTTGGGGTGGATCGGCATCCACTTTTGCGGCCAGCGCTGATTTGGTTGCCTGATAGTCTGATATGTCAAAACAGATAACTTCGCATTCCGCGCCTATTTTTTCGACTTCTGTTTTGACCTTTTGAGCGGCATCGTGATTGCTTTTGTAGGCCAGCCGGATGTTAAAGCCGGATTCCGCAAGGCGTAAAACTATCGCTCTTCCTATACCACGGCTTCCGCCTGTCACCAATGCGGTTTTTTTGTTTTTAGTTTTCATTAACACCTTGAAATTGAAGTATTTTATCAAATGCTAACAGTGAAATAATAATTCAAAATCTATATTTATACCTTAACTACATGAAAAATCAAGCGGTTAAAATTTTTTACAGCAATTCTAATTTTAGAAATAACGGCCATCGGCAGTATTATTAAAAATTTATTTTTCAACGGGTTTAAGAAAGAGAAGAAGATTTTTTGTGGGTATGGTAAGTTTCTGGTTTACCGAGAACTACTTTTTTGACCTTTGGCCGATACGCAGCATATTTGCCGCATTTTTTTGCATATACCAGGCCATTGATGCTCTGAAATCATCTTGTTTTAACCGAACTTACGAATTACAGTAACCATTAACTTGTATCCGGAACCTTCAGTTCGAGGCCATGGAGCATAAAAATTAACATCGCATCCCAGTTTTCGAAGTAAAGATAGCGAGTCAACGCGCGTATGTCATCGAAAAAGGTTTTCCGTGTTGGAAGGTTGCGACGAATAAGTTCATATTTTTTATCCATCATTTCAAGAACGGTATGAAACAAGAAGGCCAAAAGATTCAGTGTCATCATAAGTTGAGATAAATACTTCTTTCCATGACCAAAGTTGTGTGCAAGATGATATCTTCTGTTTTTTAGTATGTTATTGTTTTCGTTTTCAATTTTCCAGCGAGCCCGACCATCTGCTACAATTTGCTTTACATTGTTCTTTGAGATTTTGAAATTGGTTGCAAAAGCGTTCTTATATATAAATAGTACCATCGGGCAGCGTTGTTGTAAGTTCACACCAATTGACCATCTGAGCATCTTTACCATCACGCAAAGGGACTTGATTTACAAAACGATAGGTATCGATATGATGGGTTTTGCCTGTCCACCTTTTTTTCACTACCGTTTCAACAGCTTGCAGGCCATCAAGTTCTTCAACCCATTGGTAAAGGGTTTTATGAGAATCGGGTTTGCAAACAAGAATGAAATCAAGCCCGTTCTGCAAAATCAATTTGCATAGCGATTGCTTACAATATAAATCATCGCCTAAGATGGTGATACCAAATGCCTTATAAAGCGGAACAAATTGGTTTAACCAGCGTTTAGCTGCCGCATTTTCACAGTCTTGTTTTTTATGTCCGTCCTGCGGGGTAATAAACTCAGGTGGTAAGGAGATTACCTTGTTGCAACCCGGTTTGAGAAGCACCGGTGTGATGGCCGTGTGGGAATAGGTTGAGGAACCGTTTTTATGCTCTTTGGTGCTGCAGTTGTCACAGTGAATCGTTTTGGAACAAAAATATTGGGTACCA of Desulfosarcina sp. BuS5 contains these proteins:
- the pyrF gene encoding orotidine-5'-phosphate decarboxylase produces the protein MKNIPLNERIIFALDFSDPKEALQWVAKLDRKIKFFKVGLQLFLAGWWPVIDQIADRGNKVMVDLKFFDIPETVKLAVRQLKDRGAAFATIHGNKPIIEAAVKEKNDLKILAVTVLTSFDESDMREMGFTKSVEDLVLIRSRKALQSGCDGIVSSPLEAVALRNEFGSKFLIVTPGIRPGLNRDVEKNDQKRTATAKQAIINGADHVVIGRPISTSSDPVYTIQTIQEEIAEGLK
- a CDS encoding acyl carrier protein — translated: MTNNNIINLTNQVFEESFEIEPDRLKPEMNIFEDLGLDSLDIVDLVVALQQKFGVNIRDDERVRQIRTLGDIYQFIDSLKTD
- a CDS encoding beta-ketoacyl-[acyl-carrier-protein] synthase family protein — its product is MINRVVISGLGAVSPLGHDVPSFIKGIRAGKSAVRQMAGWDKYIGLRSRVGAASVLTGEKKIPRKSRRSMSRMSIFAVQAAQEALADAGLDTVICSTGRVACIIGSTMGGAESLNETFEIMLPDKDLSRLTAMKFFQCVSHTAAMNVAQYLGVTGCVMATSAACASSLQAIGTGYDLIRLGRQDMALCGGAEELHPTVTGSFDILFATSISYNDAPQSTPRPFDEKRDGLVCGDGSGIVILEEYEHAEKRGAKIYGEIIGYHTCGNGSHVSQSDRISMQACLTEALADAGISPGDIDYINAHATATLHGDKEEAAAIREIFGRSVPVSSLKGYIGHTLGASGALELIASISMMEEGVIYPTLNLETVSPECQGICHVMEPFKKDIRILAKNCFAFGGINAVLVLRNGKYSNDQ
- a CDS encoding phytoene desaturase family protein, producing MKKYDNIVVGSGISGMTLALLLAMNRYSVLLLEKNPRIGGSMARFYRNGIPFDTGFHFTGGLNKSGDKNGLLQDMLAVLGISNEIVPVFITGEQNNRFLFESEQAAYGIPTGYREIIEKIKGYFPEEESGIDRYFEMVRNVCLKTSAMNLRRISLAQGFLPEDYVSLDNVLCRLTDNPLLKGLLSAYSMCYGVKPSEFSFADHSRVSYSLYESVARVKDGGDAFIGAFRKRFSEFDIDIRCGEYIVKCGDIKNKHAGRFILNTGEEISSDCCIFTIHPQEILKTLPKQNLSKAFTNRVNSFEASAGFFSVYGVLEDNDTANQRPDNFAPSILSLFPETDANRMIDPAYTGDPALVIMKSLETAHGKSCRLLNAFEVSFPEHVSAWKNSKPGNRPSGYREYKNKRTESIKERILKVYPEFRSSYRVIDASSILTCRDYLNSPHGSAYGIKQKTGQINLLGRIAFRNIYAAGQNSVLPGIMGAMMSSFIVVRSITGKESFHSFINKRLS
- the fabG gene encoding 3-oxoacyl-ACP reductase FabG; protein product: MKTKNKKTALVTGGSRGIGRAIVLRLAESGFNIRLAYKSNHDAAQKVKTEVEKIGAECEVICFDISDYQATKSALAAKVDADPPQVVVYNAGIARDNLFVWMTRDEWDSVLSTNLDGFYNVMHTVMFPMLREKQGRIVIISSISGQTGQAGQVNYSASKAGLIGAAKALAREVGKRNILVNVVAPGIIATDMTSKLPKDQILPLIPLNRFGNPGDVASVVDFLCKEENMYIHGQVIGVNGGMAG